The Topomyia yanbarensis strain Yona2022 chromosome 3, ASM3024719v1, whole genome shotgun sequence nucleotide sequence CGAAATGCACGTCTGTTCACAGTTCGCATCAGAAAAGACGAACTAATTTAGTGTCCCAAAATTATTCCAACGAGACGACAAAGTTTTGATATTTGTTCACCTTCTGATGTGCTATATCTCAATCGACTGATACAATATACACTACAGCAACAGTCGAGACTGAAAATGTTTCATGTTCTATCATTATTTACATTTAACAATGGACTCCGTGAAAGTTCGTTGACTCGTCTTGGTGTCTGAGACTCATAAGAAATAAGCGCGTCATAGATACCAAGTTTGTGCATAAACGTGGGGCTAATATTGTTCCTGTTATCTTTATCTGCTGAGAAAATCGAGCGATTGGCTTTTTGAGGTGGAGCTGAGTTTGAGAAAGTTGAAAGTGCCAACAATATTGTGTGCATCAGTCATTTTTATTGGTTTCTTCATATATACTTAGAATAGGCCATCTACAATATTTACAAtcgtgttttttgttggagataCCCAATTGTTTATTCTTTATAGAAGCAAATTTAATTTACTGGCGAAATAGAATAAGCTTTTAATCGAAGATATAATCTTATTATTCAGATTTAAATACAATATGATTTATTCAACACGCACACCAACCGTAACAAACCAGCCTTAGCTTCTGCGAACCACATCGATCGTCAATCATTTAACGGTATTTGTACTTGAACTGACCGGTAAGCATAAAAGTTCACGTTTTACAGCTCCGATGTCACGTTTTGCATCAACCTAATTTGGCAGTGTAACGACAACATTGGTGGCGAATCTCGCTCCAATCATTATCAGCAAGTTGAAAGCGACAAACGTTAACATCGACAGAGTTCGCCACACTGATCTGACGCTTGCTCGGGTGGCACGTGTCCGCGGTTTGCGTAAGTTCCAGCCGAGTACCGTACCGACCACTAAATAGTGCAGCTCCAGAAACAGGACAGCCAAGTGGATGAGGAAGTAGGGCAGCAGGTACTTGCAGTTGGGCTGAAATATTTGGTTTGAGTtcagttaaaaaaatatgaagcattttttaaaaaaaatgcactaTCTCTCGTTTATAGCCACCCTACCTGCAGTATACCTATAATTGCAAGTACATTGGATAGTCCGGTCATCACCTTTGTCAACAAATGAAGATATTTGCTGATTGTACCTGATCCACTACCTCCGGAACCCCTAGTTTCCTCCCGTCCAAACTTGACTATCGCATGAATAGTAAAACACTGTTGGGAGAAAAATACAGAACCCTGTCGTAAGCAGTAcagaacgaatgaaaatttatatGTACAAAAGCAATAATTATCGGGATGTTTTATTCGATCCACAACACGACATCGTCATCGACATCGACAGCCGGCTTACCGCTTCGACAACGTTGATCAGCACGGCGTACCACTTGATGAATAGGGCGTTCTGCCACGAACTGTTTAATCGTGCCTCGAACTGGTTCAGAAAACTGTTCACGCCCTCGACCACTCCAGCGCTGGTTAGAGGTAATTTGGGCTGATTTAATGGCTCGGGTAGCACAGGAGGCACGTTTCGCCGGCCGGAACAAACCGAACGATAGCAGGTGGACATTTCACGCGACCCCGGAAGAATTTAGTGTTCAATTTAAATCTTTGCACCAAATCGGAAATGTCGGCGAAGGTTGGGAATTTACTGGCATACTGTGATTAACAATTTCGTGCCATAAATAGCGACCAACATGTGCTGATTTCGTTATTGGATACTAGTTGCCCTAGGTTTGCTCAAATGTTTACAAACTTTAGGAAAAATGACAGTGTTGTTCGAAATAAGTTAAGTCTTCATTTATCGACACTGAATTGAATTAATGAATAAACTAACCTAGGTGTGGAGAGTTCAACATCTCTGAGGCACTGGCTCTATGTCTGTTTGTAAATATGTCCATTTTATTCCCACTGGAATCTGTGTTTGTTTTTTGCTGAAATTTGTATTGACATTCAATATtggttttattaaaaaaaaacacataattAAGTTACGTTCTAACGATCCTGCAACAAGGAGAGTCAACAAAGTCACGTTTAAAAATTGCCAAACCATGGATTGCTTTCAGTGGCGAGCGAGGCTACGTTGTCAGGACAACTTCAAAGCATTTAAATTTGAGCCTGCTGCTGCGCCAgtgatgtttgatttttttactgtTGATGTGTTTCTTAAACAAAGGAGATCAAATAAGTGCGTTAAAACCAACGACAGGAACTGAATGATATCTTTTTGGTAGGTACTTTAATATCCTTTCAGCAGCACAGGAAACCCGACTAATTTCTCCTTGTTTGAAATTCTGCACATTCCCTGCAATACTTTTTATCGTTGATAGCGTCGAAATATGCCCCTGCTAATACATAATTCAACCAAGTGTTACTTTTCCTGGTTTCGTTCGAAAATTAACGTTTACGTGACCCGCTGTGGTAGGTACGTGTCAGAAGTGCATTTCAACGCGGTTTGCCCATCGAATGCATCCATCGAATGCTGAATGCTGGTGGATGGTGTATCGTTCACTACAGCAGCCAGCGACGTGTGCGATTGTGGGGTACAGACATTTTTCTTCGTTACTCTCGGATGAAATGAAACGTGCGCTCGTTTAATGAATATTTAAACCCCATACTGCCGCATTTGTGTGGAGGTACATACCTACCCTTGAATCGAGCTCAGAACTGTAGAAATGGTGAAGAAATTGCAATCAGTTTTTCAAATTGAGTGCAATCAAATTAGCTGGCGATTGTTTGAAATGCTATATACTTATGATGTTTATTAATGTAAATTTTCAATAGAGACTTGATGAGTATCAGTAGTTAGACTTCTAAAGACTTATAATTTGTCCGTACTGTGTATTGAAATCCACATGATGAGTCATTCAGTTATTCGTTTTTTCGGGCTGTTGTCTACTAAGTATTCAATATCAACGTATAATTAAaacataaatttaaatttgctTCTAGTATGTAGCTCTAATTAAATTTGTCAAATCTTGCCCTCATTTAGCGATTGTTATTTAAAAACATCGTAGTGTAAGTATTATTCAACATGTTTGTATAATTGAAGATGCTGGAAATTTGTTCGTAGCACAAAACCCCATTTGATTTATTCCTTGAATTAGATTAACTTTTTTGGGTACTTGAAATCCCACATTAGCACGAGCTGAACATTGAATATGTACATACCGCAAAAACTCATTCCCCACACAGAGAAGcgcttgtttgtttgttttgctttttcgGCGGCTGTGGCACAATTTGGCACTGTTTGCCAAACATTATGTAAGTGTGACTAAACACAAACAGCAACTCTTGCGATGGTAGTAGGTACGTGCTTGAAATGTAGAATAGTTCGATTGTCGTAAAGCACCCGGTGAACTTTGGTAAGAAAAACAATACCCACCCAACAACACACATGTGATCTGGATGAAGGAATGGATTATACAACATTTGAAGGCTATTAGCTTTAATGGTAGAACCGATAGATATACTTGCTTCCTAAGCGAATAAGAATCGCTGCAAAATGTCACATAATCGTCAGTAATCTAGGTTATTCGTGAATATTGCTGAACTAGTTAGTATTAATAGCTTGATTAGTGATTgccattttgtgatttttgatttttgtgcgtAAAAATAACAACGCATACAATAGACAGAGTCACCCTGCGCGTGCTCGTGAGGCAGTTTAAAAATTTTTCGTTCGTTTTCCGAGATTTTACGAAAAAGCGTTGAgctaattttttcgaaaattccagcGAAATTGTTTATGTTCAttttaatagatttttaacctatgtgatcgcaataaccaacctataactccggaaccaaaaatcaGAACTGAATTAAATCTTATAGCAGTCAATAGAAGTATCatatctttgatttgaaatcaagtttgtaaaagtaGATAAAGAgttcgctggaaaataggtgtgatattagcttagaaaCTTGGCGTATTCCCCCGGGGGATAtgaagaaccgtcataggtggccaatgtggtcaaggtAACTTcgattaatgatctagacacgcaAATCCATGTAATGTTgtacacattttaatatgtattgcatcatttggacatcatggtgtgaCCAGTTTAaatgcactgataatataaattcgtaaatataatgaaatcgatcttgcaatgcacgaattcattcgtcgttttctgcaacgaagcattttcgtgcattgtaaatagtaggtttcgttcatttcatgaacaagaatagccgcttgctgagcgaaagctttcgtaaattttacacatttaatgtacactgcacgattgttatcgttgataacgacattatttatcgtgaatgaaacgaaatgttttgtttattttgataaacgtttgtgtataatacgaacgatttcgttggtcgcatgaattcatttcgtttatcttagaaaagtttacGTATTTATTAGCttgttgttttcagtcgatcttttgagatcgatgtttgacaacatcgatttttttttaatttagaagAAGGTTGGATAGTAGGCTTGGTGAAAACTAGACACGTTTTCACGACATGTCTCCTTTTTTCATCTACTAAATTCAGTCCTTGTTGATAAAGATATTTTGAACTAATTAGTTAATTCGCCGAGGAATATGAAGTCATTGCATCGAGATAGCGAAGATGGCCAGCGGATAGATAACAGTGACGGAGACCACTTTAAACAGCAACACCTAATATCCCGGAATAGCGAAGATGGTAGCTTCCGTGATCAGTTCGACCAGGAGCGCGAAGTTACTGGTGACGGACGCAGACTTGCTCAAGTTATCACagcaaattgttggaaaaatgcCTTCGAAGGACGAATTAAAGGTATTGTTTCAGGATAATTGCCTGACCTCTCCAACAATCAAGCAATAAGGTAAATCCCTGAATAACGTCTCCGGTAGCGGGAATGGTCAGAGTGATGGCGTTCAATATTAGATGAAGAatggtaggggaattatggttaaaaccgacaccttaagcttaacactttttctaagttgccaccaaaccaattaaaaattataattttaatgcacaattcttctacagaaaattcttaacaagacttaattttttcagcgcttcgaaaaatcaatttcatcaaaaattattggttgtaaaactcggagaacaaagtgactttttgtaggcactgcgggtaaaaccgacaccctataggcaacgacacgacctgaaacttcatgtaaaatttcgaaaaaaaaagtgtCCAAGAAATATC carries:
- the LOC131690713 gene encoding uncharacterized protein LOC131690713 — encoded protein: MSTCYRSVCSGRRNVPPVLPEPLNQPKLPLTSAGVVEGVNSFLNQFEARLNSSWQNALFIKWYAVLINVVEACFTIHAIVKFGREETRGSGGSGSGTISKYLHLLTKVMTGLSNVLAIIGILQPNCKYLLPYFLIHLAVLFLELHYLVVGTVLGWNLRKPRTRATRASVRSVWRTLSMLTFVAFNLLIMIGARFATNVVVTLPN